One genomic region from Xyrauchen texanus isolate HMW12.3.18 chromosome 16, RBS_HiC_50CHRs, whole genome shotgun sequence encodes:
- the LOC127656636 gene encoding uncharacterized protein LOC127656636 → MMYGDHQRAECARDFRKIHQARWNEYISAGALTTLKEAKWNTPQIIPFTQDVKVLHAHLEKKHKQFLSKLRNCPSAKSYSALAKVTLTQVILFNRRREGEVSRMLLAAFKSRDSSELHEDLAICLSEFERKLCLHFTRVEIRGKRGRKVPVLLKPSMVSAMELLVETREVCEVPAENPFLFARSGAMSAYRGGECIYRAAQECGIKNPEALSSTKLRKHIATMSKILNLDENEADQLADFLGHDIRIHRQYYRLPEGTLQLAKMSKVLLAMEKGTLSDFKGKTLDEIEIDPNEQFEPLVNDMSSDEEDCSDPSQSASPEETAQLSGSQKDQSSLKAPKRKWEDIEVKAIERHMMRFIKTCKVPGKQDCERCIEAEPEALKERTWTGLKNYVRNRITTLKKKGAL, encoded by the exons ATGATGTACGGAGACCATCAACGTGCTGAGTGTGCTCGAGACTTCAGAAAAATACACCAGGCAAGATGGAACGAATACATTTCTGCTGGtgctttaactactttaaaagaAGCCAAGTGGAACACGCCTCAGATCATTCCTTTCACTCAAGATGTCAAAGTTCTGCATGCACATCtggaaaagaaacacaaacagttCCTAAGCAAGCTCAGAAACTGCCCATCGGCAAAAAGCTATTCAGCTCTTGCTAAGGTCACATTGACGCAAGTCATcctgttcaacagaagaagagAAGGTGAGGTATCACGAATGCTTTTGGCAGCTTTTAAAAGCAGGGATTCTTCTGAGCTACATGAAGACCTAGCGATCTGTCTTTCGGAGTTCGAGAGAAAGTTGTGTCTGCACTTCACCCGAGTTGAGATCCGTGGTAAACGAGGGAGAAAGGTTCCTGTGCTTCTCAAGCCTTCAATGGTTTCTGCCATGGAGCTGCTTGTTGAAACACGTGAGGTTTGTGAAGTCCCAGCTGAGAATCCTTTTCTGTTTGCCAGATCAGGAGCAATGTCTGCATACCGAGGAGGAGAGTGCATTTACAGAGCTGCTCAGGAATGTGGCATAAAGAATCCAGAAGCACTGTCATCAACTAAGCTGAGGAAACACATAGCAACCATGTCAAAAATCTTGAACCTTGATGAGAACGAAGCAGATCAATTGGCTGATTTCCTCGGTCATGATATCAGAATCCACAGACAATATTACCGCTTACCGGAGGGGACGCTGCAGCTGGCAAAGATGAGCAAGGTCTTGTTAGCAATGGAAAAGGGAACACTCTCAGACTTCAAAGGAAAGACGCTTGATGAGATTGAAATTGACCCAAATG AACAATTTGAACCCCTCGTTAATGATATGTCAAGTGATGAGGAGGATTGCAGCGACCCATCTCAGTCAGCATCCCCAGAAGAGACGGCTCAACTGTCTGGATCACAAAAGGATCAAA GTTCTTTAAaggctccaaaaagaaaatgggAGGACATTGAGGTAAAAGCAATAGAAAGGCACATGATGAGGTTCATCAAGACATGCAAAGTTCCTGGTAAGCAAGACTGTGAAAGATGCATTGAAGCAGAGCCAGAGGCTTTGAAGGAGCGAACATGGACTGGCCTGAAAAACTATGTGCGAAACAGGATCACAACTCTCAAAAAAAAGGGTGCTTTGTAG